From Verrucomicrobiota bacterium:
GATTCCCTCTGTTTTTTTATTTTTTGACCTACTGTATCCATCGTTTCATCCGGTTAATCAAATAAAGCCTCGATCCGCCGGAATTCATCCGGGTTATTGAGATCAACAAGGATTTCCCTGTCTTTAGCTCCGTCTTTCGGACCGACTATAGCATAATCTTCAAAAATATCCATAATTCTGGCAGCGCGTGTATACCCCAGTCTCAAGCGTCTCTGCAAGAGAGAAGTGGAGGCCCTCCCTTCTTGGAGGGCAATTTCCAGACATTGCTGGACGAGCCGTTTATCCTCATCGGTGATTTCAGAACCATCGGCATCGTCCTTTTCGAGGCGGCTGTGGACTTCCGGTTCAAAAAGCGCCGGGGCTTGTTTACTAATATAATCCACGACAGCAGAAACTTCCTCATCCGTGATATAGGCTCCCTGGGCACGGATAAGCTTTGAGGAACCCGGCGGCAGGTAGAGCATATCCCCTTTCCCGAGCAATTTGTCCGCCCCGTTGGCATCGAGAATGACACGGGAATCCAGTTTTGATGCCACTTGGAGGGCGATACGCGTCGGTACATTGGCTTTGATCACACCGGTCACCACATCAGCCCGTGGTGTCTGGGTCGCGATGAGCATATGGATCCCGGCGGCCCGGGCCATTTGTGTGATACGCGCGATCAAACTCTCGACATCTGCTGGGGCCGTCTGCATCAGGTCGGCTAACTCATCAATAATCACGACGATGTAGGGCATCTTATCAGGAATAATCAAATCATCATCCCGAGGGACGACGATCGGTAATACCTCTGGCTCCTGCTCTTTGTGCCCAAGGGCCCCTTCCCCCGCACCATCCTCATCGTCTTCTTTTTCGAGCACTTCTTGGAGATCTAAGGGCTCGGGAATAGGAATCTTCGGCTTGGGACGGTCATTAAATGTCGAGATATTACGGACCCCGACAGCGGCGAAAATCTGGTAACGTTTTTCCATTTCCCTCACCACCCATTGTAAGGCCCGGATGACTTTTTTCGGGTCTGTCACGACGGGGACGACTAAGTGGGGCAATTTGTTATACACCTGCATCTCCACTACCTTAGGATCAATCATGATCAAACGTAGGTTCTCGGGGGAAAACTTATAAAGCATACTCAGGATAATCGAACTGATACACACCGATTTACCCGAACCCGTGGTTCCCGCGACGAGCACATGCGGCATTTCAGCCAAGTCCCCGACGACAATATTCCCGTACACATCCTTGCCTAAGGCCACGGGGATTTTCGCTTTGGAATTCACCCACGTATCGGAAGTCAGGAGGTCGGTGAAAAAGACGGTTACTTTTTTGGAGTTTGCCACCTCGACACCGACGGTATTTTTCCCGGGGATCGGCGCGAGGATATTAATCGCCTCCGCCTGGAGTGCCATGGCCATATTTTTCTCGAGGGAAACAATCTTCTCAAGCTTCACCCCGGCCTCAGGCTCCAGCTCGAAACGCGTTATCGTCGGGCCTTTGGTAATCGTCCTTTGATAAACCGTGATGCCAAATTGTTTTAGTGTATTAACCAAGATGTCTGCCTGCCCGAGGAGTTCTATTTCATTTGAAACAGGAGTCCCCACCGGTACCGGGGGCGTCTGGAGCAAATCCAATGAGGGCAACTCATAATTCTTATAAGAAACATTAGCCAAAGTAACAGCAGGAACAGGTTCCTTCGAGAGTGAACGCCCACCCACAGGGGTTTTGCGATCTTTTCCAGACGCTTTCATGGCTTTTGCCCCCACCTGATCATCATCACCCGGAATTTCATCCGGAGCATCCTCATCCCCATCCTCAGAAATTTTCTTTCTCACTGGCGAAATCGTTGTATCAATAATCTGCGGTGGTGGCTGGGGCACGGCCTCTGCTTGGATCATTGCAGCCTCCCTTTCCTCCATTCGAATCGCCTCTTCCTGCCTCAAGATTTCCTCGTCAATCTCACGCTGCTTGGATTTAGAGAGTTTCTCAGCCTCTTTTGACAGTCGCTCAGCCCGTTTACGCATCAGCTTTACCCGTTCCCTCGGATCTTCTTCCCGTTCAATCCGCATATCCTCGCGGTTACGGATATAATCCCGCACCCACCGGAAACTCTCGATGGTCAGGGTAATGGGTTTAAACTCCAGCATCATCACCAGGCTGATGAGATAAGTAATCCCTAAAATAATGGCCGCACCGGACTTACCCAAAAGGGGGAAAAAAATGCCACCGACAAATAGAACCCCGATATATCCCCCGCTGCCTTCTAGTCCATAGTTCGACTTCATCAAGTGCGGGAAAAAAAGTTGCGAAAGGCAAGCCAAAGTAAAAAGAAAAACAAAAGCCCACAGGACTTTGATCCAGCTCCAGGGGTTCTTCTTTAATTCCGGATAAATAATCTGGAATACCAGATTCACCGCGGGTATCAGGCACAAAAAAGGCACCACAAAAGATGAAACCCCAAAAAGGAAAAAGAAGATGAATCCTAATTGGGCTCCCAGCCAACCAACCGCATTATGGGGAGGATCATACGGGGGCGACATGTAAAATGAAATATCCCCGGAATCGTAGGTGTATATACTCAAGAGCAGCAAGACACAGAGGCCGATCCCCACAATCGCCACAATTTCTTTACTATGATGCCATTTCGGCTGGTTTCTCTCTCTCGACACGGAAGCGGAAGTCTAACAATATGTCATCATGACGCAATAGGTTATTTACTACGTAAAAACTTTCTTCAGAGATTCCAGAGGCTTTCCCCAAAAAACAACAATCCATCGTCATTCTCGAAATAAATCCTCAGAATAGATCATTAAAAATATTCATAAGTCATTTATTTTTAATATTCTGCATGTATTCATCAGAATTTCGCAAAGTTGGCATCAGGATTGCTCACTCTACAAAATCGATCTAACCACAACTCAAAACACTAAACTAAAATCAAGAAGAGGATAAAAAAATGGAAAAATCAAAAATATATATGCGCATGCTGTTGATCGCGGGAGTCTGCCTTCTCTCAGCCAGCGTATTTGCCCAGGACGCCACCGCGCCTGCAGCACCTGCAGTCATTAACGAAACGGTCGTCGTTGAAAATAATGTCACTGAAGAAGTTGCGGGGCCAACAGTTGCTGATGCCATGTTCATGACTAATAACCTCTGGATGATGATTGCTGCTGCATTGGTTTTCATCATGCACTTGGGATTTGCCTGCGTGGAATCAGGGCTCACCCGTTCCAAAAATACGGTGAATATCCTCTTCAAAAACGCAATTATTCCCGGTATCGGTGTACTAACCTATGCCATCATTGGTTTTAACCTCATGTACCCCGGTGCTGATTTTGCAGGAAAATGGTTCGGATTTGCCGGATTCGGCATCTCTCTTCCAGATGGTGGATTAACGTCCGCCTACAATCCTGGTTATACCTACTGGACAGACTTCCTCTTCCAAGCCATGTTCGCTGCGACTGCTGCTACAATTGTTTCTGGTGCTGTGGCAGAGCGCGTCAAACTTTCCTCCTTCCTGATTTTTGCGACTATCTTCGTCGCTATTTCTTATCCTATCACAGGGATGTGGAAATGGGGTAACGGTTGGCTCAATACTCTCTCAACTCCCTTTTATGATTTTGCCGGTTCAACTCTTGTTCACTCTGTCGGTGGATGGGGTGCTCTTGCAGGTATCATCATTCTCGGACCTCGTATTGGTAAATACGTAAATGGAAAAGTTGTCCCTATCCTCGGTCACAGTATGCCATTGGCGACAATCGGTGTCTTTCTTCTTTGGTTAGGATGGTTCGGATTCAACGGTGGATCGGTTCTTTCAGCTGATCCCGGACTTGTCTCTCTTACACTTGTCACCACTACAATCGCCGCTTCAGCGGGTGGTATCGGCTCCATGCTTACCTCTTGGATAATCTTCAAAAAGCCCGATTTATCCATGGCTCTCAACGGAATTTTAGCTGGTCTTGTAGGGATCACTGCTGGTGCCGACCAGATGGGACCGATGGATGCTGTCTTGATTGGTTTGATAGCAGGTATCGCTGTTGTTCTCTCCGTTATCATCATGGATAAAATCAGGCTCGACGATCCAGTCGGTGCTGTATCAGTTCACTTGACCTGCGGTATTTGGGGAACTCTCGCTGTTGGCCTTTTCGGTGCGAAAAAAGGCATGGCCCAATTAATGTCCCAATTCACAGGGGTTATTGCTATCGGGTTATTCACCTTTATTTTCGCCTTTGTACTATTCTTAATCATTAAGGCTGTCATGGGTCTACGCGTCAGCGCAGAGGAAGAAATCGAAGGCTTGGATATTGGGGAACACGGAGCAGAGGCTTATCCCGACTTCCAAGAAGCTAGCAGTAAGATGTAACAATAAACATTTACAAAAAGTTACATTCTAAGCTAAAAATAAATTGAACATTGAAAGGCTAATATAATGAAAAAAATCGAATCTATAATTAAACCCTTTAAACTCGACGAGGTGAAAGCCGCCCTGTCTGAGCTCGGCATCGAAGGGATGACCGTATCCGAAGTCAAAGGTTTCGGACGCCAAAAAGGTCATACAGAAATCTACCGTGGCAGCGAATACACGGTTGATTTCCTCCCGAAAGTCAAAATCGAAGTGGTCGTCGTCGACGATCTCGTCGAAAAGGCTATCGAGGCGATCGTAAAGTCAGCCCAGACCGGCAAAATCGGGGACGGTAAAGTCTTCGTCATCCCGGTCGAGCAGGCCATCCGTATCCGTACGGAAGAAAAAGGCGACAAAGCCATCTAAACTTTCCTTTAAAAAGGATTGGGGCAAGATTACAAACCCTGTCGGAATTTTTCCGGCAGGGCTTTTTTTTTGACTCACTGGGTGATGAATGCTTCTCTAGGGGTCCATGCTACATCCATACATCACCACCATCATCTATGGGATTATTGAGGGGATTACCGAGTTCCTCCCCATCTCCTCCACCGGACACCTTCTGATCGCCGGTCATTTTCTGGGGCATAAACCTGATGTTTTTAATGTTTTTATCCAGACCGGAGCCGTTTTGGCCGTTCTACTGGTCTTCACTCAAAAAGCTAAGGATCTGGCCCTCGGCTGGAAAAAGCCGGAGAATTTTGATTACCTACTCAAGCTTCTCGTTTGTTTTATCATTACCGGGATTGGAGGATTAATCCTGAAAAAAGTTTTCCATTTCAAACTCCCGGAAACTATTGCACCTGTCGCTTGGGCGACATTGATCGGGGGCATCATCATCTTGGCCGTCGAAGCTTGGCTCAAAAAACGCAAATTGTCCGATGACCTGACCTGGACCATTATCATTCTTGTCGCCGTGGGCCAGTTAATCGCCGCCACTTTCCCCGGCGCCTCCCGTTCCGGCACCACGATCATGATGGCCCTGATCTTCGGTTTGTCTCGCCCGAAAGCCACAGAATTCTCCTTTTTAGTCGGTATCCCCACCCTCTTGGCCGCCGGAGCATTGGAGGTCCTGAGTGCTTATAAAGAGGGAGCCCTCGACATGTCCACCGCGACTGATCTGGGCATCGGGTTCGTCTCTTCCGCCATCGCCGCTTTTTTTGCCGTTAAATGGCTCCTTAAATTCATCCAAACCCACACATTTGTGGTCTTCGGCTGGTACCGCATCATTTTTGGTAGCGCACTCCTTGCCTGTTTTTATCTCGGATATATCAAATAAGGGGCATACAAGTGTGTGTGGGGGGGGGGGAAAGTAAATGGCACACAGAAAATGTGCCTTGTTATCCCCCTGGGGAAAAATAGACCGAGGAGGATTATAAATTCCACCCGCCACCGACGATGATATTCGAGCCGGTGATATGGTCGCTTTCGGGTTTAATCAGGAACTCCACCGTATTCCAAATGTCCGCAAATTGCGTGAATCCGCCCATGGGCATGGTACTTGCAGGGGGTTTGCCGAGGCTATTTTCCAGCATTCCGGGGGACACCATATTAACCGTGACCCCGTGGCAAGCTTCAGCAGCAGCAAAAGATTTTGTCAGGAGTAGAACCCCGGTTTTCCCGATATGATAGGAAATACTTAAATCCCGTTTTGAAAGACGTTCGGCACTTGAATCCCCGATATTGATCACCCGGCGCAATTTGCTTTCCCTCAATGCCGGTAAAGCCGCCCTCGTAGTAAAAAAACAGGCTGTGGAGGTGGTATTAAAACCTTCAAACCATTCATCGGGGGTTAACTCTTCGATCCCCTTCTCATGATAAACCCCTGCATTATTAATCAGGATATCGATCCTGCCCATGGTTTCCAGGCATTGAGCCACGAGTTTTTTCGCCCCGTTTTCCTGTGATAAATCTGATGCGCAAACAAATTCCGGGGACAAATAACCCGGGATTGAATGGTGGTATTGTCCAAAAACAAAAAATCCCTTTTTAAGAAAAGATTCGCCGAGGAATTTCCCTAATCCCGAACCGGCTCCCGTGACCAGTACGACCGGTTGTTCGCTCCTCATTTTGCGGAAAATACCCGGAGGGTTTCGATCACGGCATTAATCCGGGGAAGCTCATGAGTCCTGATCAGGTCGGTTTTCCCCAAAAGGGCAAGAACCGCCATAAAAGGCTCCGCGCACCTGACCTCTTCACGGAAATACTCAAACGCATGAGGCAAGGCATGGCAAGTCGGCCATCCAAGCTTGCGAAGACGAAATGTATTCAAAAAAACCTCCATCTGATGGCGCACCCGAACGGCACTATCCTGTAGATTCTGGTAATAAAATCCGAGGCCCGGATCGATAAAGATTTTTTTCACTCCGCATTTTTCCGCGAGGGCGACCTTAGGCCCGAACCATTCATACATCGAGGAGACGATATCCTCGGCAAATTCAAAATCGGCGACTTCCCGGACATTAGTACCCTGCACATAACAAATAATGACTGCGGCACCATAATCCGCCACGATTTTAAAGTGTTCCTCAAGATTTTCCGTACCGGTGAGATTTAGGACACAAGCCCCCTCATCTAGGGCGGCTTCCGTCACGCTGGGGTGATAGGTCTCGACAGAAATCCGAGCTCCCTCCTCGGAAAGGGTCGTAATCAGCGGGAGCAATTTGCTTTGTTGGGTGACCTGATCGACCCGTGCGGCGTGTGCGAGCGTGGACTCAGCCCCGATATCGATCAGATCCGCCCCATGGGCCATCAGGGTCCGTCCCCGTTGTAAGGCACTATCTAGGCTCAGGGAAACTGTTTCCCGGTACCAAGAATCCGCCGAGAGATTAATGACCCCCATCGTATGGGGACGCACATCAAACTCGAAATGTTTACTGCGTAATTCGAAGTTATGGACTTTGGACGCGAATTCATCCGCGTACTTGTCCCGTAGTCTTTGAAGGTAATCCAAGTCAAGCATTACAAATTAAGGTAGCCGAACCTTTGCAGGAATCAACCCTTCTTCTTCTAAAAACTGATGAGCGACTTCAGCCGGGGATTTTTTCTCGATATCGACCTCGGCATTCATCCGTCGGATTTTTGCGGCGGTAATCCGCCCCATCAGGCACTGGCCTAATTCATTTATGATGTCCGCACTCACCACGGGCCGCTGGTTACCGAGGAGGATACAAGAATAATCCGGGAACACTTTCCGGTCATCTTCCAAAAGGACAAACCCGAATGCATCAATGCGCCCATCGGTCGAAAAGACCGAGGCCACATCCACTTTACCGGTTTTTAACGCCTCATACACCAGCATGGCATCCAGGGTAATGATATCTTTGAAGACAATCCCGTAAGCTTTTTTCACGGCCGGCCACCCGTCCTCACGTCCGATGAATTCACTATTGAATCCCGCGACCATTTCTTTTCCCGGCCCTTGCAGGTCGCCGATTGTGGTCATTTTCTTTTCCTGTGCATCCTTTTTCCTGACCGCTAGGGCATAAGTATTTTCAAATCCTAGCTCGGAAATAATTTTTAACCCGAGCTTGTCCACACACTCTTCATTGAGCCGGGCAATTTGCTCGAATTTCGGCATAGACGCGGGTGGGGTCTTTTCTTTCAAAAGAACGGACCAAACGGTGCCGGAATATTCAGGATACAGGTCGATCTCATTCCTTTCGAGCGCAGTCGCGATCAAATCCGTACTCCCGAAACCAAACTTCCGCTCCACAGCGACCCCGTATTTTGTCTCCGCCAATTGCGCTATGATCTCGCCGATAATCAATTGTTCGGACCAGTTTTTTGTGCCGATACACAATTTACGCGGCCCTTCATTGCCTCCCGTGAAGACTGGTCCCTCCATGGCCCTTTTGATTAAGGGTGTCGAGACCAGGAGGATCATGGCGGTGATTACCACGGCGGGGAATACCTTTTTGAGCCGGGGCAAACGCATGCCCTCCATATAACCGATCAAAGTATCTAGGCCTATCGCTAGGAGTGCCGCGGGGATCGCCCCGGTCAGGAGCAAGGCATTGTTATTAAGTGCCAGTCCTCGGTTAATAAAGTCACCGAGACCACCCGCCCCGATAAATGCGCTTAATGTCGCGATCCCCACCGACCAGACTGTCGCAGTCCGGATACCCACGATCATCACGGGCGCAGCTAATGGGAACTCCACTTTCATGAGTATCTGGAATGGGCCCATGCCCAAGGACTCACCCACCGCGAGGAATTGCCGGTCGACCCCTTGTAGTCCCGTGGCCGTATTCCTGACGATCGGCAGGAGGGAATAGATAATGAGTGCCGTGATGGCCGGGGCGAATCCGATCCCCATGACGGGCAGGAGGAATGCCAAGAGTGCCAAGCCCGGGATGGTCTGGATAATATTCACAAACGGGAAAACAACCCGTTTCGCCCAAGCCGACCGGTAACACCACACACCCAAGGGTACCCCGATTAAAAGTGCGGCAAATACCGCACAAAAGGTAAGCTGGACATGCTCTAGGAACCGCAAGGCAAACTCGTGGGGGGACACAGGCAGGAATGATTTCATATCCGGAGTAATCTCCGCGGCTTTTCAAAAAGCGATTCTACAAACGGCGTCCCCGGATTCCCGAGCATTTCCGTGGGGGGCGCAATTTGCTCCAGCCGCCCCTCATGCAGGACGGCGATCTGGTCAGCAATCTCCAATGCCTCCATCAGGTCGTGGGTCACGAAAATAATCGTCTTGGACCCCTGCTTGAGTAATTGCCTGACGAATTGCTGCAGCTCCGAACGGACAATCCCGTCCAGGGCACTAAAAGGTTCATCCATCAGTAGGATATCCGGGTCATTGGCCAAAGCCCTGGCCACCCCCACCCTTTGGGCTTGGCCGCCGGATAGCTGGTCGGGATAACGCCGGGCATATTCCTGCGGGGGTAACTCCACATCGACCAATAATTTATCCACCTGCCGCGCAATTTGCTCCGGGCTTTTCCCCGCAATTTGCATGGGCAAAGCGATATTCTCCCCGACAGTCAAATGGGGAAAAAGACCATGGTTTTGAAAGACAAATCCGCACTCCCTGCGTAGTGTGCCCAATGCATAGTCCCGGTTATTTTTGCCTTGAATGAGAATCTCCCCTTGAAAATCGTGGATAAGCAGGTTGACTGTCTTGAGTAACGTGGATTTACCGGAGCCGGAGGAACCGAGCAAGGCAAGTAATTGCCCCCGCTCGACACGGAATGAAATATCAATT
This genomic window contains:
- a CDS encoding P-II family nitrogen regulator; its protein translation is MKKIESIIKPFKLDEVKAALSELGIEGMTVSEVKGFGRQKGHTEIYRGSEYTVDFLPKVKIEVVVVDDLVEKAIEAIVKSAQTGKIGDGKVFVIPVEQAIRIRTEEKGDKAI
- a CDS encoding ATP-binding cassette domain-containing protein; protein product: MIEFRNITKTFPGQSHPALIDISFRVERGQLLALLGSSGSGKSTLLKTVNLLIHDFQGEILIQGKNNRDYALGTLRRECGFVFQNHGLFPHLTVGENIALPMQIAGKSPEQIARQVDKLLVDVELPPQEYARRYPDQLSGGQAQRVGVARALANDPDILLMDEPFSALDGIVRSELQQFVRQLLKQGSKTIIFVTHDLMEALEIADQIAVLHEGRLEQIAPPTEMLGNPGTPFVESLFEKPRRLLRI
- a CDS encoding DNA translocase FtsK, with the protein product MSRERNQPKWHHSKEIVAIVGIGLCVLLLLSIYTYDSGDISFYMSPPYDPPHNAVGWLGAQLGFIFFFLFGVSSFVVPFLCLIPAVNLVFQIIYPELKKNPWSWIKVLWAFVFLFTLACLSQLFFPHLMKSNYGLEGSGGYIGVLFVGGIFFPLLGKSGAAIILGITYLISLVMMLEFKPITLTIESFRWVRDYIRNREDMRIEREEDPRERVKLMRKRAERLSKEAEKLSKSKQREIDEEILRQEEAIRMEEREAAMIQAEAVPQPPPQIIDTTISPVRKKISEDGDEDAPDEIPGDDDQVGAKAMKASGKDRKTPVGGRSLSKEPVPAVTLANVSYKNYELPSLDLLQTPPVPVGTPVSNEIELLGQADILVNTLKQFGITVYQRTITKGPTITRFELEPEAGVKLEKIVSLEKNMAMALQAEAINILAPIPGKNTVGVEVANSKKVTVFFTDLLTSDTWVNSKAKIPVALGKDVYGNIVVGDLAEMPHVLVAGTTGSGKSVCISSIILSMLYKFSPENLRLIMIDPKVVEMQVYNKLPHLVVPVVTDPKKVIRALQWVVREMEKRYQIFAAVGVRNISTFNDRPKPKIPIPEPLDLQEVLEKEDDEDGAGEGALGHKEQEPEVLPIVVPRDDDLIIPDKMPYIVVIIDELADLMQTAPADVESLIARITQMARAAGIHMLIATQTPRADVVTGVIKANVPTRIALQVASKLDSRVILDANGADKLLGKGDMLYLPPGSSKLIRAQGAYITDEEVSAVVDYISKQAPALFEPEVHSRLEKDDADGSEITDEDKRLVQQCLEIALQEGRASTSLLQRRLRLGYTRAARIMDIFEDYAIVGPKDGAKDREILVDLNNPDEFRRIEALFD
- a CDS encoding dihydropteroate synthase: MLDLDYLQRLRDKYADEFASKVHNFELRSKHFEFDVRPHTMGVINLSADSWYRETVSLSLDSALQRGRTLMAHGADLIDIGAESTLAHAARVDQVTQQSKLLPLITTLSEEGARISVETYHPSVTEAALDEGACVLNLTGTENLEEHFKIVADYGAAVIICYVQGTNVREVADFEFAEDIVSSMYEWFGPKVALAEKCGVKKIFIDPGLGFYYQNLQDSAVRVRHQMEVFLNTFRLRKLGWPTCHALPHAFEYFREEVRCAEPFMAVLALLGKTDLIRTHELPRINAVIETLRVFSAK
- a CDS encoding glycine betaine ABC transporter substrate-binding protein, producing MKSFLPVSPHEFALRFLEHVQLTFCAVFAALLIGVPLGVWCYRSAWAKRVVFPFVNIIQTIPGLALLAFLLPVMGIGFAPAITALIIYSLLPIVRNTATGLQGVDRQFLAVGESLGMGPFQILMKVEFPLAAPVMIVGIRTATVWSVGIATLSAFIGAGGLGDFINRGLALNNNALLLTGAIPAALLAIGLDTLIGYMEGMRLPRLKKVFPAVVITAMILLVSTPLIKRAMEGPVFTGGNEGPRKLCIGTKNWSEQLIIGEIIAQLAETKYGVAVERKFGFGSTDLIATALERNEIDLYPEYSGTVWSVLLKEKTPPASMPKFEQIARLNEECVDKLGLKIISELGFENTYALAVRKKDAQEKKMTTIGDLQGPGKEMVAGFNSEFIGREDGWPAVKKAYGIVFKDIITLDAMLVYEALKTGKVDVASVFSTDGRIDAFGFVLLEDDRKVFPDYSCILLGNQRPVVSADIINELGQCLMGRITAAKIRRMNAEVDIEKKSPAEVAHQFLEEEGLIPAKVRLP
- a CDS encoding SDR family NAD(P)-dependent oxidoreductase translates to MRSEQPVVLVTGAGSGLGKFLGESFLKKGFFVFGQYHHSIPGYLSPEFVCASDLSQENGAKKLVAQCLETMGRIDILINNAGVYHEKGIEELTPDEWFEGFNTTSTACFFTTRAALPALRESKLRRVINIGDSSAERLSKRDLSISYHIGKTGVLLLTKSFAAAEACHGVTVNMVSPGMLENSLGKPPASTMPMGGFTQFADIWNTVEFLIKPESDHITGSNIIVGGGWNL
- a CDS encoding ammonium transporter, with translation MFMTNNLWMMIAAALVFIMHLGFACVESGLTRSKNTVNILFKNAIIPGIGVLTYAIIGFNLMYPGADFAGKWFGFAGFGISLPDGGLTSAYNPGYTYWTDFLFQAMFAATAATIVSGAVAERVKLSSFLIFATIFVAISYPITGMWKWGNGWLNTLSTPFYDFAGSTLVHSVGGWGALAGIIILGPRIGKYVNGKVVPILGHSMPLATIGVFLLWLGWFGFNGGSVLSADPGLVSLTLVTTTIAASAGGIGSMLTSWIIFKKPDLSMALNGILAGLVGITAGADQMGPMDAVLIGLIAGIAVVLSVIIMDKIRLDDPVGAVSVHLTCGIWGTLAVGLFGAKKGMAQLMSQFTGVIAIGLFTFIFAFVLFLIIKAVMGLRVSAEEEIEGLDIGEHGAEAYPDFQEASSKM
- a CDS encoding undecaprenyl-diphosphate phosphatase, whose protein sequence is MLHPYITTIIYGIIEGITEFLPISSTGHLLIAGHFLGHKPDVFNVFIQTGAVLAVLLVFTQKAKDLALGWKKPENFDYLLKLLVCFIITGIGGLILKKVFHFKLPETIAPVAWATLIGGIIILAVEAWLKKRKLSDDLTWTIIILVAVGQLIAATFPGASRSGTTIMMALIFGLSRPKATEFSFLVGIPTLLAAGALEVLSAYKEGALDMSTATDLGIGFVSSAIAAFFAVKWLLKFIQTHTFVVFGWYRIIFGSALLACFYLGYIK